In Paraburkholderia sp. BL23I1N1, a genomic segment contains:
- the cobU gene encoding bifunctional adenosylcobinamide kinase/adenosylcobinamide-phosphate guanylyltransferase: MIPRDLTFVLGGARSGKSVHAEQLANHSGLPVTYVATARASDDAEFSARIAHHRERRPAHWQLYEAGVDLAGAVTQIDAPGHCILIDCLTLWLANLLCPPDGNGLPLDQYQAHFTALEAALINAKGKIIVVSNEIGLGVVPLGAATRLYVDELGRLNQRVAALSTQVTMMVAGLPLALKTAGSA, encoded by the coding sequence ATGATTCCTCGCGACCTCACCTTCGTTCTCGGCGGCGCCCGTTCGGGCAAGAGCGTGCACGCCGAACAACTGGCGAACCATAGCGGCCTCCCCGTCACGTACGTCGCCACCGCGCGCGCGTCGGACGACGCCGAATTCAGCGCGCGCATCGCGCATCATCGCGAGCGGCGTCCGGCGCATTGGCAGTTGTATGAAGCGGGTGTCGATCTCGCCGGCGCCGTGACGCAAATCGATGCGCCGGGTCACTGCATTCTGATCGACTGTCTGACGCTGTGGCTTGCCAACCTGCTGTGCCCGCCCGACGGAAACGGCTTGCCGCTCGATCAATATCAGGCGCACTTTACCGCGCTGGAAGCGGCGCTCATCAACGCCAAAGGGAAGATCATCGTGGTCAGCAATGAAATCGGCCTCGGCGTGGTGCCGCTCGGCGCGGCAACGCGCCTCTATGTCGACGAACTCGGACGGCTCAATCAGCGCGTCGCCGCGTTGAGCACCCAGGTCACAATGATGGTCGCGGGCTTGCCGCTCGCCTTGAAAACAGCGGGTAGCGCGTAA
- the cobD gene encoding threonine-phosphate decarboxylase CobD, with the protein MVDRMAGRHADTGITLHDVVHGGNLHEAAERYGIPYAQWLDLSTGINPHGYPVPPVPTDAWRRLPDEGDGFAACAARYYGAPGAAYVLPVAGSQAAIRALPSLLPRAQVGIAPLTYSEYAPAFERTGHEVAPLDTSWDTLPDALIHVVVVNPNNPTAEYLSTDKLLHWHAQLVARGGTLLIDEAFADAMPSASLAASTHLDGLIVLRSPGKFFGLAGVRAGFVLAAPVLLEALRRKLGAWTVSGPARHAVNAAFADEAWQQQMRTRLDAESARLVSLLQAHGLATHSTPLFAWTDDARAAALHEALAQRGVWTRLFAASGSVRFGLPASDAEWTRFEESLREAVR; encoded by the coding sequence ATGGTTGATCGAATGGCGGGTCGCCACGCTGATACCGGCATCACGCTCCACGACGTGGTCCACGGCGGCAATCTGCACGAAGCGGCAGAACGTTACGGCATTCCGTACGCGCAATGGCTCGATCTTTCGACGGGTATCAATCCACACGGCTATCCGGTGCCGCCGGTTCCCACCGATGCCTGGCGCCGCCTGCCCGACGAGGGTGACGGTTTTGCCGCCTGTGCCGCGCGTTACTATGGCGCGCCCGGCGCTGCGTATGTGCTGCCCGTAGCAGGAAGCCAGGCAGCGATTCGCGCGCTACCCTCGCTGCTGCCCCGTGCCCAGGTCGGCATCGCGCCGCTCACGTATAGCGAATATGCGCCTGCGTTCGAGCGGACAGGACATGAAGTCGCGCCACTGGATACGTCGTGGGACACCTTGCCCGACGCGCTCATTCATGTGGTCGTCGTGAATCCTAACAATCCGACTGCGGAGTATCTGAGCACCGACAAACTGCTGCACTGGCATGCGCAACTCGTCGCGCGCGGTGGCACGCTGTTGATCGACGAGGCTTTCGCCGATGCGATGCCTTCGGCCTCGCTCGCGGCAAGCACCCATCTCGATGGGCTGATCGTGTTGCGTTCGCCGGGAAAATTCTTTGGGCTCGCCGGTGTGCGCGCAGGTTTCGTACTCGCTGCGCCGGTTTTGCTCGAAGCATTGCGTCGCAAGCTCGGGGCGTGGACTGTCAGCGGCCCGGCCCGACATGCGGTCAACGCCGCATTCGCAGACGAAGCGTGGCAACAGCAGATGCGTACGCGGCTCGATGCCGAAAGCGCCCGTCTGGTGAGTCTGTTGCAGGCACACGGTCTCGCCACACACAGCACGCCGCTCTTTGCGTGGACCGACGACGCGCGCGCCGCCGCGCTGCATGAAGCGTTAGCGCAACGCGGCGTGTGGACGCGGCTGTTCGCGGCATCGGGCAGCGTGCGCTTCGGGCTGCCTGCGAGCGACGCCGAATGGACGCGCTTCGAAGAGAGTTTGCGCGAGGCTGTTCGATGA
- a CDS encoding cobalamin-binding protein yields MIRLSRFTIVAALCASVLHAHASITVTDDTGATVTLPAPAQRVISLAPHATELLYAAGGGAKLVGAVSYSDYPPEAKELPRVGDNKALDLERIVALKPDLIVVWRHGNAQRQLDRLREMHVPLFFSEPHHLDDIAVSLTKLGQLLGTSPSADAAAVAYRQDIARLRAQYTSRPTVSVFYQVWDQPLMTLNGDHMVSDVIALCGGRNVFAKLEPLVPTVSTEAVLAANPEAIFTAAPGATHPDTPLPQLDTWRAWPSLKAVANNNLFAIDGDLINRPAPRIAQGAKQMCEDLDLARSRRKKRRAVTPLRRL; encoded by the coding sequence ATGATTCGACTCTCGCGCTTCACCATCGTCGCGGCATTGTGCGCGAGCGTACTGCACGCGCACGCCTCCATTACCGTCACCGACGACACCGGCGCAACCGTCACTCTGCCCGCGCCCGCACAGCGCGTCATCAGTCTTGCGCCGCATGCCACCGAACTGCTGTATGCCGCGGGCGGTGGCGCGAAACTGGTCGGCGCCGTGTCCTACAGCGACTATCCGCCAGAAGCGAAGGAACTGCCGCGCGTTGGCGACAACAAGGCGCTCGACCTCGAACGGATCGTCGCATTGAAGCCCGATCTGATCGTCGTCTGGCGGCATGGCAATGCGCAGCGGCAACTCGATCGCCTGCGCGAAATGCATGTGCCGTTATTCTTCAGCGAGCCGCATCATCTCGACGACATTGCCGTGTCGCTGACGAAGCTCGGGCAATTGCTCGGCACTTCGCCGAGCGCCGACGCAGCGGCGGTGGCATACCGTCAGGACATCGCACGATTGCGCGCGCAATACACGAGCCGGCCGACTGTCAGTGTGTTCTATCAGGTGTGGGATCAACCGTTGATGACGCTCAACGGCGACCATATGGTCAGCGACGTAATTGCGTTATGCGGCGGACGCAATGTGTTTGCGAAACTCGAACCGCTGGTGCCGACCGTCTCCACCGAAGCGGTGCTCGCCGCGAATCCGGAAGCGATCTTCACCGCCGCACCTGGCGCGACGCATCCGGATACGCCCCTGCCGCAACTCGATACATGGCGTGCGTGGCCGAGCCTGAAGGCGGTGGCGAACAACAATCTATTTGCGATCGACGGCGATCTGATCAACCGGCCGGCGCCGCGTATTGCGCAAGGGGCGAAGCAGATGTGCGAAGACCTGGATCTCGCGCGCTCGCGAAGGAAAAAGCGGCGCGCAGTGACGCCGCTGCGAAGGTTGTGA
- a CDS encoding cobyric acid synthase, translating into MIQGTTSDAGKSTLVAGLCRLARRAGVRVAPFKPQNMALNSAVTVDGGEIGRAQALQAVAAGIAAHTDLNPVLLKPTSDRGAQVIIHGKARMNLDARAYHEYKPVAFEAVLESYARLQSKYDTIFVEGAGSPAEINLRDRDIANMGFAEAVDCPVVLVADIDRGGVFAHLTGTLACLSESEQARVRGFIINRFRGDVSLLKPGLDWLEAKTGKPVLGVVPYLHGLTLDAEDMLPPELRAAHSGDTRRTLRVVVPVLPHISNHTDFDALRAHPQVDFHYVRSGTPPPPADLIILPGSKNVPGDLAFLRAQGWDAVLRRHLRYGGRVIGICGGMQMLGREVADPHGVEGAPGTSAGLGWLDYSTVLTREKTLKNVTGRLALPGSPEVTGYEIHMGETQGPALNSPALQLGGVQDAHPDGAMSADGQILATYVHGLFDTPAACAALLAWAGLSDAEKIDYPALREASLDRLADTLAEHLDLAKLFAAIG; encoded by the coding sequence ATGATTCAGGGCACCACGTCCGACGCGGGCAAGAGCACGCTCGTCGCGGGGTTGTGCCGGCTGGCGCGCCGCGCCGGCGTGCGGGTCGCGCCGTTCAAACCGCAGAACATGGCGCTCAACAGCGCGGTGACGGTCGACGGCGGCGAGATCGGTCGCGCGCAGGCGTTGCAGGCCGTGGCCGCGGGCATCGCCGCGCACACGGATCTGAACCCCGTGCTGCTCAAGCCGACGAGCGACCGCGGCGCGCAGGTGATCATTCATGGCAAGGCGCGCATGAATCTCGATGCACGCGCGTATCACGAGTACAAGCCGGTCGCCTTCGAGGCGGTGCTGGAATCGTATGCGCGTCTGCAATCCAAGTACGACACGATTTTTGTCGAAGGCGCGGGCAGTCCCGCCGAGATCAATCTGCGCGACCGCGATATCGCCAATATGGGTTTTGCCGAAGCGGTCGACTGTCCGGTCGTGCTGGTGGCCGACATCGACCGCGGCGGGGTGTTCGCGCATCTGACCGGTACGCTCGCGTGCCTGTCGGAAAGCGAGCAGGCGCGTGTGCGCGGCTTCATCATCAACCGTTTTCGCGGCGACGTCAGTTTGCTCAAGCCCGGGCTCGATTGGCTCGAAGCGAAGACCGGCAAGCCGGTGCTCGGCGTGGTGCCTTACCTGCACGGTCTGACGCTCGACGCCGAAGATATGCTGCCACCCGAACTGCGCGCTGCGCATAGTGGTGATACCCGCCGGACCTTGCGGGTGGTCGTGCCGGTGCTGCCGCACATCAGCAATCACACCGATTTCGACGCGCTGCGCGCGCATCCGCAGGTCGATTTTCATTACGTGCGAAGCGGCACGCCGCCTCCGCCTGCCGATCTGATCATCCTGCCAGGCTCGAAGAATGTGCCGGGCGATCTGGCCTTTTTGCGTGCCCAAGGCTGGGACGCGGTGCTGCGACGGCATCTCCGCTACGGCGGCCGCGTCATCGGGATTTGCGGCGGCATGCAGATGCTCGGGCGCGAAGTGGCCGATCCGCACGGCGTGGAGGGCGCGCCTGGAACGAGCGCAGGCCTCGGCTGGCTCGATTACTCGACGGTGCTGACGCGAGAAAAAACGCTCAAGAACGTGACAGGGCGTCTCGCATTGCCAGGCTCGCCCGAGGTCACCGGTTACGAGATTCATATGGGCGAGACGCAAGGTCCGGCGCTGAACTCGCCGGCGCTGCAATTGGGCGGCGTGCAAGACGCTCACCCCGACGGCGCGATGTCGGCCGATGGCCAGATCCTCGCCACTTACGTGCACGGCCTGTTCGACACGCCGGCCGCGTGCGCGGCATTGCTCGCGTGGGCGGGCCTAAGCGACGCTGAGAAAATCGACTACCCGGCGTTGCGTGAGGCTTCACTGGATCGTCTGGCCGACACGCTTGCCGAACATCTCGATCTTGCGAAGCTTTTTGCTGCGATCGGGTGA
- a CDS encoding DoxX family protein, which yields MNSNRSADLAALILRLALGVLYLAHSLQKIFVFTLPGTAQFFVSLGLPGWLGYVTAFVELFGGIALVLGVQVRWVALVLLPFMLGATSQHLHNGWGFASPNGGWEYPAFWAVTLVVQSLLGGGALALSGAKAPRAVAA from the coding sequence ATGAACTCAAACCGCTCCGCCGATCTGGCCGCCTTGATCCTTCGTCTGGCCTTGGGCGTTCTGTATCTCGCGCACAGCTTGCAGAAGATTTTTGTATTTACGCTGCCGGGAACGGCGCAGTTTTTCGTTTCGCTCGGCCTGCCGGGCTGGCTCGGTTACGTGACGGCGTTCGTCGAACTGTTCGGCGGGATCGCGCTGGTGCTCGGCGTGCAGGTCCGCTGGGTCGCGTTGGTGCTGCTGCCGTTCATGCTCGGCGCCACGTCGCAGCATCTGCATAACGGCTGGGGCTTCGCGTCGCCGAATGGCGGTTGGGAATATCCGGCCTTCTGGGCGGTGACGTTGGTGGTGCAATCGCTGCTCGGCGGTGGCGCGTTGGCGCTGAGCGGTGCGAAGGCGCCGCGTGCAGTGGCGGCTTGA